Sequence from the Thermocaproicibacter melissae genome:
GAACCGTCAGGCCGGTTCTCAGGTGGATGTTCTTGTGAACGGAAAAGCAATCGCAAAAGGGAACGTCGTCGTAGTTGATGACAACTACGGTGTCCGCATTACCGAGGTTATCAACAGCGAATTGATGAAACTGATATAATGACTCAACATTCAATTAGGAGGAACGACACATGGATAAGAAAATAATGCTCGTAGACGATGCTGCCTTTATGAGAATGATGATTAAGGACACCCTGTCCAAAAACGGATATACGAATATCATTGAAGCAAATAACGGGCAAGTAGCTGTTAATACATACGCTGCCGAACATCCGGACCTTGTAATTATGGATATTACCATGCCGGTAATGGACGGATTGGAAGCCTTGAAGCAAATTAAAAGTGTAGATCCGTCTGCCAACATCATTATGTGCTCTGCCATGGGACAGGAAGCAATGGTTGTCGATGCTCTGAAACATGGTGCAAAAGATTTCATTGTAAAACCGTTCAAGGCAGACCGCATTATGAAAACCGTTAGAAGCATTTTAGGTTAATCCCATGAAAATGCCGTATTTACTTTCCTTCGATTC
This genomic interval carries:
- a CDS encoding response regulator → MDKKIMLVDDAAFMRMMIKDTLSKNGYTNIIEANNGQVAVNTYAAEHPDLVIMDITMPVMDGLEALKQIKSVDPSANIIMCSAMGQEAMVVDALKHGAKDFIVKPFKADRIMKTVRSILG